From a single Epinephelus fuscoguttatus linkage group LG18, E.fuscoguttatus.final_Chr_v1 genomic region:
- the ak1 gene encoding adenylate kinase isoenzyme 1, which produces MADKIKDAKIIFVVGGPGSGKGTQCEKIVAKYGYTHLSSGDLLRAEVASGSERGKQLQAIMQKGELVPLDTVLDMIKDAMIAKADVSKGYLIDGYPREVKQGEEFEKKIGKPCMLLYVDAKGDTMVKRLVKRGETSGRSDDNEETIKKRLDLYYKATEPVIAYYEGRGIVRKVDSELTVDEVFSQVSKAIDAL; this is translated from the exons ATGGCAG ACAAAATTAAAGATGCTAAGATCATCTTTGTTGTTG GTGGGCCTGGCTCCGGAAAGGGCACCCAGTGTGAGAAGATAGTCGCAAAGTATGGCTACACCCACCTGTCCTCTGGGGATCTGCTCCGTGCTGAGGTGGCTTCTGGCTCTGAGAGGGGCAAGCAGCTCCAGGCCATCATGCAGAAGGGAGAGCTTGTGCCCCTG GACACAGTCTTAGACATGATTAAGGATGCCATGATCGCCAAGGCTGATGTCTCCAAGGGCTACCTTATTGATGGCTACCCCCGTGAGGTGAAGCAGGGCGAGGAGTTCGAGAAGAAG ATCGGCAAACCCTGCATGCTGCTGTACGTTGATGCCAAAGGAGACACCATGGTCAAGAGGCTTGTGAAGCGCGGTGAGACCAGTGGCCGTTCTGATGACAACGAGGAGACCATCAAGAAGCGCCTGGACTTGTATTACAAAGCAACTGAGCCAGTCATCGCCTATTACGAGGGCCGTGGCATTGTCAGGAAG GTCGACTCTGAGCTGACAGTGGATGAGGTCTTCTCCCAAGTCTCCAAGGCTATTGATGCACTGTAG